A genomic segment from Amia ocellicauda isolate fAmiCal2 chromosome 13, fAmiCal2.hap1, whole genome shotgun sequence encodes:
- the grxcr1a gene encoding glutaredoxin domain-containing cysteine-rich protein 1, whose protein sequence is MKGVVVSTGAEKPQKKVRFRVASAHSGRILKEVYQDGEPTNSVACECASSSEAEQVRPHQEANGHHNGHLGSEPDNSESEPDDLLLFVGASKDRAFSTKRVNILSKNGTVRGVKHKVSAGQVLFNNLSNVSGPTFTLEFGTIVIYTTSFRVVRTTFERCELVRKIFQNHRVKFVEKNIALNNKFGTELEERCKRVSEPPSLPVVFIDGHYLGGADTILGMNESGELQDLLTKIEKVQHPQECASCGGFAFVPCSMCHGSKMSVFRNCFTDSFKALKCSLCNENGLQPCKSCTH, encoded by the exons ATGAAGGGAGTTGTTGTTAGT ACCGGGGCAGAGAAACCACAGAAGAAAGTGAGGTTCCGAGTGGCTTCAGCTCACAGTGGAAGAATACTGAAGGAAGTTTACCAGGATGGAGAGCCAACGAACTCGGTGGCTTGCGAATGTGCTAGCAGCTCAGAGGCTGAGCAAGTTAGACCCCACCAGGAAGCCAACGGGCACCACAACGGTCACCTGGGCTCAGAGCCGGACAACAGCGAGAGTGAGCCGGACGACTTGCTCCTGTTTGTCGGGGCTTCCAAGGACAGGGCTTTCAGCACAAAGCGAGTCAACATACTGAGCAAAAATGGGACAGTTCGAGGAGTCAAGCACAAAGTGAGTGCGGGTCAAGTGCTCTTCAACAACCTCTCCAATGTCAGTGGG ccaaCATTCACGCTGGAATTTGGAACAATAGTGATTTATACTACCAGTTTCCGGGTGGTGAGAACAACTTTTGAAAGGTGTGAGCTGGTGAGAAAGATATTCCAGAACCACAGGGTAAAGTTTGTAGAGAAAAACATTGCTCTAAACAACAAGTTTGGAACGGAGCTGGAGGAGAGGTGTAAGAGGGTGTCGGAACCTCCTTCACTTCCAGTGGTCTTCATCGATGGACATTATCTCGGA GGTGCAGACACAATTCTGGGAATGAATGAATCTGGTGAACTTCAGGATCTTCTCACCAAAATTGAG AAAGTGCAGCACCCCCAGGAGTGCGCGAGCTGTGGGGGCTTTGCTTTCGTCCCTTGTTCAATGTGCCATGGGAGCAAGATGTCGGTCTTCCGCAACTGCTTTACAGATTCCTTCAAAGCTCTCAAATGCAGTTTGTGTAACGAGAACGGACTCCAGCCCTGTAAGAGCTGTACTCACTAA